One region of Emys orbicularis isolate rEmyOrb1 chromosome 4, rEmyOrb1.hap1, whole genome shotgun sequence genomic DNA includes:
- the PPARD gene encoding peroxisome proliferator-activated receptor delta isoform X1, producing MEQLQKEVFEVKKEEKEEAVIAAGETSDPSGGPDCSLPSSSYTDLSQSSSPSLSDQLQMGCEETSAASLNVECRVCGDIASGFHYGVHACEGCKGFFRRTIRMKLEYEKCDRNCKIQRKNRNKCQYCRFQKCLSLGMSHNAIRFGRMPEAEKRKLVAGLTVSEISCQNPQVADLKAFSKHIYDAYLKNFNMTKKKARGILTGKTGSTPPFVIHDMDTLWQAEKGLVWKQLVNGIPPYKEIGVHVFYRCQCTTVETVRELTEFAKSIPSFLGLYLNDQVTLLKYGVHEAIFAMLASIMNKDGLLVANGNGFVTREFLRSLRKPFSEIMEPKFEFAVKFNALELDDSDLSLFVAAIILCGDRPGLMDVKQVEGIQDNILQALEFHLQANHPDAQYLFPKLLQKMADLRQLVTEHAQLVQKIKKTETETSLHPLLQEIYKDMY from the exons ATGGAACAgctacagaaggaagtatttGAGGTcaagaaggaggaaaaggaagaggcAGTGATAGCAGCAGGTGAAACCTCAGACCCAAGCGGAGGACCAGATTGTTCGCTGCCTTCTAGCAGCTATACAG ACCTCTCCCAGAGCTCTTCTCCATCCCTGTCGGACCAACTCCAGATGGGCTGCGAGGAAACATCCGCTGCAAGTCTGAATGTGGAATGCAGGGTCTGTGGGGATATAGCATCAGGATTTCATTACGGAGTGCATGCATGCGAGGGCTGCAAG ggttTCTTCCGTCGGACGATCCGCATGAAGCTGGAGTATGAGAAGTGTGACCGGAACTGTAAAATCCAGAGGAAGAACCGGAACAAGTGCCAGTATTGTCGCTTCCAGAAATGCCTCTCACTGGGCATGTCGCACAATG CAATTCGTTTTGGCCGCATGCCAGAAGCAGAGAAGAGGAAGCTGGTAGCGGGTCTGACGGTGAGCGAGATCAGCTGCCAGAACCCGCAGGTGGCTGACCTGAAAGCTTTCTCCAAGCACATCTACGATGCCTACCTGAAAAACTTCAACATGACCAAAAAGAAGGCAAGAGGCATCCTCACTGGGAAGACCGGCAGCACCCCG CCGTTCGTGATCCATGACATGGACACCCTGTGGCAGGCAGAAAAGGGGCTGGTCTGGAAGCAGCTTGTGAACGGGATCCCTCCATACAAGGAGATTGGGGTCCACGTCTTCTACCGCTGCCAGTGCACCACGGTGGAGACGGTGCGGGAGCTCACAGAGTTCGCCAAGAGCATTCCCAGCTTCCTCGGCCTCTACCTGAATGACCAGGTGACCCTGCTGAAGTACGGGGTCCATGAAGCCATCTTCGCCATGCTGGCCTCCATCATGAACAAGGACGGGCTTCTGGTGGCCAACGGGAACGGGTTTGTGACACGTGAGTTCCTGCGCAGCCTGCGCAAGCCCTTCAGCGAGATCATGGAGCCCAAGTTTGAGTTTGCCGTGAAGTTCAACGCCCTGGAGCTGGACGACAGCGACCTCTCTCTTTTTGTGGCTGCCATTATCCTGTGCGGGG ACCGCCCTGGCCTGATGGACGTGAAGCAGGTGGAGGGGATACAGGACAACATCCTCCAGGCCCTGGAGTTCCACCTGCAGGCCAACCACCCGGACGCTCAGTACCTCTTCCCCAAGCTGCTCCAGAAGATGGCTGACCTGCGGCAGCTGGTGACCGAGCACGCGCAGCTGGTGCAGAAGATTAAAAAGACAGAGACGGAGACCTCATTGCACCCGCTTCTGCAGGAAATCTACAAGGACATGTACTGA
- the PPARD gene encoding peroxisome proliferator-activated receptor delta isoform X2, which translates to MEQLQKEVFEVKKEEKEEAVIAAGETSDPSGGPDCSLPSSSYTAIRFGRMPEAEKRKLVAGLTVSEISCQNPQVADLKAFSKHIYDAYLKNFNMTKKKARGILTGKTGSTPPFVIHDMDTLWQAEKGLVWKQLVNGIPPYKEIGVHVFYRCQCTTVETVRELTEFAKSIPSFLGLYLNDQVTLLKYGVHEAIFAMLASIMNKDGLLVANGNGFVTREFLRSLRKPFSEIMEPKFEFAVKFNALELDDSDLSLFVAAIILCGDRPGLMDVKQVEGIQDNILQALEFHLQANHPDAQYLFPKLLQKMADLRQLVTEHAQLVQKIKKTETETSLHPLLQEIYKDMY; encoded by the exons ATGGAACAgctacagaaggaagtatttGAGGTcaagaaggaggaaaaggaagaggcAGTGATAGCAGCAGGTGAAACCTCAGACCCAAGCGGAGGACCAGATTGTTCGCTGCCTTCTAGCAGCTATACAG CAATTCGTTTTGGCCGCATGCCAGAAGCAGAGAAGAGGAAGCTGGTAGCGGGTCTGACGGTGAGCGAGATCAGCTGCCAGAACCCGCAGGTGGCTGACCTGAAAGCTTTCTCCAAGCACATCTACGATGCCTACCTGAAAAACTTCAACATGACCAAAAAGAAGGCAAGAGGCATCCTCACTGGGAAGACCGGCAGCACCCCG CCGTTCGTGATCCATGACATGGACACCCTGTGGCAGGCAGAAAAGGGGCTGGTCTGGAAGCAGCTTGTGAACGGGATCCCTCCATACAAGGAGATTGGGGTCCACGTCTTCTACCGCTGCCAGTGCACCACGGTGGAGACGGTGCGGGAGCTCACAGAGTTCGCCAAGAGCATTCCCAGCTTCCTCGGCCTCTACCTGAATGACCAGGTGACCCTGCTGAAGTACGGGGTCCATGAAGCCATCTTCGCCATGCTGGCCTCCATCATGAACAAGGACGGGCTTCTGGTGGCCAACGGGAACGGGTTTGTGACACGTGAGTTCCTGCGCAGCCTGCGCAAGCCCTTCAGCGAGATCATGGAGCCCAAGTTTGAGTTTGCCGTGAAGTTCAACGCCCTGGAGCTGGACGACAGCGACCTCTCTCTTTTTGTGGCTGCCATTATCCTGTGCGGGG ACCGCCCTGGCCTGATGGACGTGAAGCAGGTGGAGGGGATACAGGACAACATCCTCCAGGCCCTGGAGTTCCACCTGCAGGCCAACCACCCGGACGCTCAGTACCTCTTCCCCAAGCTGCTCCAGAAGATGGCTGACCTGCGGCAGCTGGTGACCGAGCACGCGCAGCTGGTGCAGAAGATTAAAAAGACAGAGACGGAGACCTCATTGCACCCGCTTCTGCAGGAAATCTACAAGGACATGTACTGA